From Zavarzinella sp., one genomic window encodes:
- a CDS encoding DUF1080 domain-containing protein, translating to MRFSPYLLVAACFTLSLSTTTRAEEPTAKWVSLFDGKSLAGWTPKIKGYDFGEDPNQTFRVADGAIQVNYDKYKDFGGQFGHLFYKDKFSHYRLKIEYRFIKDQCPGGPGWATRNSGVMLHCQDPKTMRKDQDFPVSIEAQFLGGLGKGKRTTCSVCTPGTNIVMKNKLTTQHCIVSTSKTYDGDQWVTVEIEVNGSGVVKHIIDGESVMEYEQPQLDERDADGKKLIVDGKKLISEGYISLQAESHPCEFRKVEIMILKK from the coding sequence ATGCGATTCTCTCCATATCTCCTTGTTGCAGCGTGCTTTACGTTGTCGTTGTCAACTACAACTCGTGCGGAAGAACCTACTGCCAAGTGGGTATCGTTGTTTGATGGTAAGTCGCTGGCCGGCTGGACACCCAAAATTAAAGGATACGATTTCGGCGAAGATCCCAACCAGACCTTCCGCGTGGCCGATGGTGCCATTCAGGTGAATTACGACAAATACAAAGACTTCGGTGGGCAATTCGGCCACCTGTTCTACAAGGACAAATTCTCCCACTATCGGCTGAAAATTGAATATCGATTCATCAAAGATCAGTGCCCAGGTGGACCAGGCTGGGCCACCCGCAACAGCGGGGTGATGCTGCACTGTCAGGATCCCAAAACCATGCGAAAGGATCAGGATTTCCCCGTTTCGATTGAAGCCCAGTTTCTTGGTGGGCTTGGTAAAGGGAAACGCACCACCTGTTCGGTGTGCACCCCTGGCACCAACATTGTGATGAAAAACAAACTGACCACGCAGCACTGTATCGTTTCCACTTCCAAAACCTACGATGGTGACCAGTGGGTCACTGTAGAGATTGAAGTCAATGGCTCCGGTGTAGTGAAACATATCATCGATGGCGAATCGGTGATGGAATACGAACAGCCACAACTGGATGAACGCGATGCAGATGGCAAAAAACTAATTGTGGATGGTAAAAAACTGATTTCAGAAGGCTACATTTCACTGCAGGCCGAAAGCCACCCCTGCGAATTCCGCAAGGTGGAAATCATGATTCTGAAGAAGTGA